The Musa acuminata AAA Group cultivar baxijiao chromosome BXJ3-6, Cavendish_Baxijiao_AAA, whole genome shotgun sequence region TTAATAAAAATCTTTTAACTTAAATATCGGATGTaatcttatttatatttattaattcaaacactaattttttgatgaaataaacTATTAGCTCTGAGTATAGTTCAAATGGATGATTTCCTTAAAATATATCCTTATTTTAGATACTTTTCAAACAGTTATCTCAATTTTGATGTTTTTCAAATCATACTTCAAAAactatctcctcctcctccaaccgTATTTCACTGTTGCTTTCTCTATCATCATTATTATCGGCTATCTTATCGAACCCACTATGTCCTCCTCATCTGTGTGATGCCTCTATCATCTCTCCTCTCTTCTATCTCATTAAAGTCACCACCTACCCGTAACCCTCATATGAGAGAGGAAGGGGCGTGAGGGTTGATGTTGGCTCTCTGCTCCGTCATCATCTTTTGTCTTGCTAAAGTCTATCGCCCGTAGCGCTCACATGAGGGAGGGAGGAGCATGAGGGTTGATGTTGGCCCTATACTTCGTCATCACCCATAGCCCTCTTACAATGATAGAGGGATAACAAGGATCATAATTGATCATCTACTCTATTGTCTCTTTTTGTCTTGTTGGAGGCATCGTTCGTTGTTCTCGCACCCTCTCCTTCCTCACATGAGGGTTGCTGGCGTCGACTCTCATGAGACAGTGTAAAATGTAAGATGATGATAAAGGAGGAGGCAATAGTGAATCTAGTAAAATTATCGACAACAAAGAATGAGACCATATAAAAGTAagataaaaaagaattataatttcgATATTGTTTGAATTATAGATATGATTTGGAAAAGACTAAAATGAAGACAAAGAAATACCTAAAATAAAGAtatgatttgaatatttttataaattttcttaattaacttATCACAGctcgtaaatattgaaatattaaattaaatattaactGCTTGGGTTGGGATCCACTATTACCTCAATGCTTACATCAGTTTGTTCTCTTACATTAATTAGAAAAGGGAAATGAATTTTTGCCTTTCTCTTACACATGTTCCATACGAAAGAAGATGATGCACGTCTCTTTCTTAATTAAGTAAGCCAATTTGAGTGCATTAAAAGGTGTGCTGGACTAATATCATACGATTAACCTTATTGTATCATCTTCTGCATGCAGGAAAATGTTTTACCCATTTTTTTTTGGGGAGAaattgagaagaaaaagaaaggaagaaagcagCAGATCCAAGCCGTTGGATCGACCGACGTATCATCAGACGGCGAAGAGCCCTTCGAAACCCACAACGAAGACTTCGCGGGCACGGGGGCGCCGAAGTCATTTACTAAAGGAAATTTCCTGACCCGAGACCGGTCAAAATGGGCCGGAGCGCGACAGCTGTCAACACGTGCGGCCAGGTTCCGGCACGTGTGGACGAAGGCTCGAACCCGGTTCCCGAGGTAATCCTGCCGGGTTGACCGGGGACAAACCCCGGCCCCGGTATCCGGTGACTCCCCCGTTCGCACGCGCACGCCTTCTCCGCCCGAGCATCGCGCGACACGTCACCCATTTTATTCGTGCATCCGGCCCAGCATTGCGGACTCCATTTTGTACACCGCGCGTACTGTTTGGACTGGCTAAGGATGCTGTACCCTGTATTTCATCGCTCAACGCGTAGCCTTTTCACTGGCCACGAGCTCCGATGCCCCGGATGTTTGACTGACACTCCTTTTCTTTGACCCATATCATCGCAGCCGTCCAATCTACTGAAGTGCCAGTTCCGCATTCATTGATTGACGGCTCTGATGTGCTTGAACTGCCGACATTTCAAGTCAGTCCAACCCCACCCAACCGAAAGGCGCGCAGGAACCAGATTTGGTGTTACGGCTCGGAGACCGCGCCCCTCCTCGGGAAATGACGACCGTTCGATGGGTGCACATCATGCAAACACGTATAACGCGCGCGTGTCACATGAAAGCCTGGCAGCCGTTTGTGATAAGGAGCCGCACGTGTAGAGGGCAAATGCATAAGAGGCGCTCGACTcacgcctcctcctccgccaaaCCAACAAGAGCAAAGCTTTGAGCGTTGGCTCGACTCATTACGCGGAGATAGAGGGAACGAGGAGGCGAGGATCGAGATTGGTGATGCCGGGGAGCGTAGCGCCGTTGGATCTGGCGGGGGTGACGATACCGCACCACTTCCGGTGCCCGATCTCGCTGGAGCTGATGCGGGATCCGGTGACGATGTGCACGGGGCAGACGTACGACCGGGCGAGCATCGAGTCCTGGATGGCGACCGGGAACACCACCTGCCCCGTCACCCGCGCCCCGCTCACCGACTTCACCCTCATCCCCAACCACAACCTCCGCCGCCTCATCCAGGACTGGTGCGTCGCCCACCGCTCGCTTGGAGTCGAGCGCATCCCCACTCCGAAGCAGCCGGCCGACCCTTCTCTCGTCCGCTCCCTACTCGACTCTGCTGCCGCCTCATCCTTCAACGCCTCTCGGGTCGCCGCGCTTCGCCGGCTCCGCTCCCTGGCGCGGGAGTCCGACAAGAACCGCGCAGTGATCTCCACACACGAGACCCGCTCGGCCCTCGTGGAGATCGCGTTCGAGGGTGGGGAACAACTAGAGCTACCGGAAGCGGACCAGCCGGCATTGGAGGCCATGGCAGTGCTAGCCATGCTGCCGTTGACGGAGACCGAGAGCGTGGCGGTGGCATCGCGGCCTGAACGGTTGTGCCGACTGGGGGAAATGGTGAGAAGGCACGCGTCAATGGAGGCACGGATCAACGCCGCGGCGGTTATCGAGGCTGTCGCGGTGGGGGCGCGGTCGGCCGAGACCAGGGCCGCGGTCGGCGGGACGAACGGGGTGGTGGTGGGTCTGGTGGCGCTGGCGGAGCAGCGAGGGAACCCACGGGCGGTGCGGGTAGGGATTCGTGGGCTCTTCGCTCTTTGCCTGGCGAAGGAGAACCGAGGGCGGGCAGTGGCGGCTGGGGCGGCCGCAGCGGTGGTGGGCAGGCTGGGCGAGCTGGCGTCGAGCGACGCGGAGCGGGCGCTTGCGACGGTAGAGCTACTGTGCCGGGTGGAGGGGGGCAGGGAGGCGGTGGTGGCGGGGTGGGGCGGCGGcgaggcggcggtggcggcgctAGTGAGGGCGATGGCTGGGAAGGCGTCTTGGAGGGCGGCGGAGCACGCGGCAGGGGCGCTCCTGGCAGTGCTCGGCCCGTCGGAGGCACTACAGATGGTGGCGGTGGCGGCTGGCGTAGTGAGCCATCTTCTGATGTTGGTGCAAGGCGGGTGTTCCGACAGGGCCAAGAGGAAGGCACAGCTCCTCCTCAAGCTCCTCCGCTCTGCCTGGCCTCATTACGACTCCATCGCCAACTCCGACGACTTCCTCCGGCCATTCTAAACactctct contains the following coding sequences:
- the LOC103989088 gene encoding U-box domain-containing protein 26-like, with the translated sequence MPGSVAPLDLAGVTIPHHFRCPISLELMRDPVTMCTGQTYDRASIESWMATGNTTCPVTRAPLTDFTLIPNHNLRRLIQDWCVAHRSLGVERIPTPKQPADPSLVRSLLDSAAASSFNASRVAALRRLRSLARESDKNRAVISTHETRSALVEIAFEGGEQLELPEADQPALEAMAVLAMLPLTETESVAVASRPERLCRLGEMVRRHASMEARINAAAVIEAVAVGARSAETRAAVGGTNGVVVGLVALAEQRGNPRAVRVGIRGLFALCLAKENRGRAVAAGAAAAVVGRLGELASSDAERALATVELLCRVEGGREAVVAGWGGGEAAVAALVRAMAGKASWRAAEHAAGALLAVLGPSEALQMVAVAAGVVSHLLMLVQGGCSDRAKRKAQLLLKLLRSAWPHYDSIANSDDFLRPF